In Cycloclasticus sp., a single genomic region encodes these proteins:
- a CDS encoding FixH family protein: MHNLSEDTLPWYKQFWPWFLILLPLTVVIASVITFIIAQNNKPSLVSGNYYKEGLAINSNKKLEETAKKLGLTATISTNSTAITLQLANLENQPAQILVKLRHATISQHDQSLSLVKIADGIYQSPFILPKQGKWYISINDPTHTWEIKSVSYLSNK, translated from the coding sequence ATGCATAATTTATCTGAAGACACCCTACCTTGGTATAAACAATTTTGGCCTTGGTTCTTGATACTACTTCCTTTAACCGTCGTTATTGCAAGCGTCATCACCTTCATCATCGCACAAAATAATAAACCGTCATTAGTATCGGGTAATTATTACAAGGAAGGCCTTGCTATAAACTCAAATAAGAAGCTAGAAGAAACCGCTAAAAAATTGGGGCTGACAGCCACTATTAGCACTAATAGCACGGCCATTACCCTTCAGCTTGCAAACTTAGAAAACCAGCCTGCTCAAATACTGGTTAAATTAAGACACGCAACCATTAGTCAACATGACCAGTCCCTTTCATTAGTCAAAATAGCGGACGGCATATACCAATCCCCTTTCATTTTACCCAAGCAAGGTAAGTGGTATATCAGCATAAATGACCCCACTCACACATGGGAAATTAAAAGCGTTTCTTATCTCAGCAACAAATAA
- the ccoG gene encoding cytochrome c oxidase accessory protein CcoG, giving the protein MNTDDKNDSIESSLFEKRKKLYPREVHGLFANLRILGVAVLLGAYYLLPWINLNGRQIVLFDLPERKFYILNWIFWPQDFIYLALLLICAAFALFLFTALAGRLWCGYACPQTVWTEVFLWIERKVEGTRSQQIKLDKQENNSAKFAIKAKKHAIWAVFSLFTGFTFVGFFTPIRELAPNILSLQLGPWETFWFLFYSLATYGNAGWLREQVCMYMCPYARFQSAMLDKNSLVISYDALRGEPRGGRKKGVDFETRQLGSCIDCTLCVQVCPTGIDIRDGLQYECIGCAACIDVCDDVMDKMNYPRGLVKYTTENSMEGKPTSFLRPRIIIYIALLVSILSGVVYSIETRDSVALNILRDRNALYRENYDGTISNSYTIKVLNMDLVDHKYQLSVSGIDGLQSSIKELISVKAGQVLEIPLLLSAEPESLHQTSISIALTLKASDDVNVTTQSEGRFIGPLEP; this is encoded by the coding sequence GTGAATACTGATGATAAAAATGACTCAATAGAGTCTTCACTGTTTGAAAAGCGAAAAAAGCTATACCCTCGAGAAGTTCATGGTTTATTTGCCAACTTGCGAATTCTCGGCGTAGCTGTCCTACTGGGCGCCTACTACCTTTTACCTTGGATTAATTTAAATGGTCGTCAGATTGTGCTGTTCGATTTGCCCGAACGAAAATTCTACATTCTGAATTGGATATTCTGGCCACAAGATTTTATCTACCTTGCTTTACTTCTTATCTGCGCCGCCTTTGCTTTATTCTTATTTACAGCATTAGCAGGCAGACTTTGGTGTGGTTATGCATGCCCACAAACCGTTTGGACAGAAGTTTTTCTGTGGATCGAACGAAAAGTTGAGGGCACACGCTCTCAACAAATAAAATTAGACAAACAAGAAAACAATTCTGCAAAATTTGCAATAAAAGCAAAAAAACATGCCATTTGGGCCGTATTCTCACTCTTTACAGGCTTCACTTTCGTTGGTTTTTTCACTCCAATTAGAGAACTGGCGCCCAACATATTGTCCCTCCAGTTAGGGCCATGGGAAACCTTTTGGTTCCTTTTTTATAGCCTAGCCACCTATGGCAATGCTGGCTGGTTAAGAGAACAAGTTTGCATGTACATGTGTCCCTATGCACGCTTCCAGAGCGCCATGCTAGACAAAAACTCTCTCGTGATTTCATACGATGCCTTACGGGGTGAGCCAAGAGGCGGCAGAAAAAAAGGTGTCGACTTTGAAACAAGGCAACTCGGTAGCTGTATAGATTGCACTCTTTGTGTTCAGGTTTGCCCTACCGGCATTGATATACGTGATGGTCTGCAGTATGAATGTATAGGTTGCGCAGCCTGCATTGATGTTTGTGACGATGTGATGGATAAGATGAACTACCCACGTGGTTTAGTTAAATACACCACCGAAAATAGCATGGAAGGAAAACCAACCTCCTTCCTACGACCTAGAATTATCATCTATATAGCATTACTCGTCAGCATTTTGTCTGGCGTTGTCTATTCAATTGAAACGCGTGATTCCGTGGCACTCAATATTCTAAGAGACAGAAACGCGCTGTACCGTGAAAACTATGATGGAACAATCAGTAACAGCTATACCATCAAAGTACTGAATATGGACCTCGTTGACCATAAATACCAACTAAGCGTCAGCGGTATCGATGGTCTGCAATCATCCATTAAAGAACTCATCAGCGTAAAGGCCGGGCAAGTACTGGAAATACCATTATTGCTATCTGCTGAACCAGAATCTCTTCATCAAACATCCATAAGCATCGCATTAACTTTAAAAGCCAGCGATGATGTTAATGTAACCACTCAGTCCGAGGGTCGATTTATTGGCCCATTAGAGCCATAA
- the ccoP gene encoding cytochrome-c oxidase, cbb3-type subunit III, with amino-acid sequence MSAFWSIVVSLVIFLNIIGCYLLIKWVAKPNKGEVKQGEETGHVWDDDLTELNNPMPRWWLYMFYISIVWGLLYLVLYPGFANYPGLLEWTSDKKYSEEVRAADELYGPIFSKYAGTPIVELSEDKDANAVGQRLFVNYCAQCHGSDAGGSRGYPNLTDNDWIWGGAPTDIKHSILNGRNATMPAWESILTPVQIGYLADHILSFTGRKHKATDAQRGKAIFANYCVTCHQADARGNPLMGAPDLADKVWLYGASRNKIIESISKGRTGQMPPHKNFLGEDKVHILAAYVYSLSSD; translated from the coding sequence ATGAGTGCTTTTTGGTCTATTGTTGTTTCCCTCGTTATTTTTTTAAATATTATTGGCTGTTACTTACTCATTAAATGGGTTGCTAAACCTAACAAAGGTGAAGTAAAGCAAGGCGAAGAAACCGGCCATGTTTGGGATGACGACTTAACGGAACTAAATAACCCAATGCCTCGCTGGTGGTTATACATGTTCTATATCAGTATCGTTTGGGGACTTTTATACCTAGTACTTTACCCTGGCTTTGCAAATTACCCAGGGTTATTAGAGTGGACGTCAGATAAAAAATATAGTGAAGAAGTTCGTGCAGCCGATGAACTCTACGGCCCTATTTTTAGTAAATACGCTGGAACACCTATCGTTGAGCTCAGTGAAGATAAGGATGCCAACGCTGTCGGGCAACGACTGTTTGTTAACTATTGCGCCCAATGCCACGGTTCTGATGCCGGTGGTTCTAGAGGTTACCCAAACTTAACTGATAACGATTGGATCTGGGGTGGCGCGCCAACTGATATCAAGCACTCTATATTAAACGGACGCAATGCCACCATGCCTGCATGGGAATCCATATTAACTCCCGTACAAATTGGTTATCTTGCAGACCACATACTTAGTTTTACCGGTAGAAAGCATAAAGCAACGGATGCTCAACGAGGTAAAGCAATTTTTGCAAATTACTGCGTCACTTGTCATCAAGCTGATGCGAGAGGTAACCCATTGATGGGTGCACCCGACCTTGCCGATAAAGTTTGGCTCTACGGCGCGTCACGTAACAAAATAATCGAGTCCATTAGCAAAGGTCGCACAGGGCAAATGCCACCGCATAAAAACTTCCTTGGAGAAGACAAAGTGCATATCTTAGCTGCCTACGTATACAGTTTATCTAGTGATTAG
- a CDS encoding cbb3-type cytochrome c oxidase subunit 3, whose product MLDLNTLRSIFTLLLFVLFVAIWVWAWSKDRKKEFEDAANMPFQGDDISAALQGDKK is encoded by the coding sequence ATGCTTGATCTAAATACGCTTCGCTCTATTTTTACATTACTATTATTTGTTCTTTTTGTTGCCATTTGGGTTTGGGCATGGAGCAAAGACAGAAAAAAAGAGTTTGAAGACGCCGCAAATATGCCTTTTCAAGGTGATGATATTAGTGCGGCATTACAAGGGGATAAGAAATGA
- the ccoO gene encoding cytochrome-c oxidase, cbb3-type subunit II, with the protein MSHEKVETNIGLMMILIVLVISVGGLIEIVPLFFLKKTTEPVSGLMPYNSLQLAGRDVYVHEGCFGCHSQMIRPFRAETERYGHYSLAGEFIYDRPFQWGSKRTGPDLQRVGGRYSDDWHRLHLTNPRLVVPESNMPGYPWLKTNMVDGELIADKMRALRILNTPYTDEDIANAVMSVKGKTEMDALIAYLQVLGTHVSTRR; encoded by the coding sequence ATGAGTCACGAAAAAGTTGAAACTAATATCGGGTTAATGATGATTTTAATCGTCCTCGTTATCTCTGTGGGCGGATTGATTGAAATTGTTCCTCTGTTCTTTTTAAAGAAAACGACAGAGCCCGTATCAGGCCTAATGCCATACAACTCCCTACAGTTAGCAGGGCGCGATGTTTATGTCCATGAAGGTTGCTTTGGTTGCCATTCACAGATGATCCGCCCGTTTCGTGCCGAGACTGAACGTTATGGCCACTATTCATTGGCTGGTGAGTTCATTTACGATCGACCTTTCCAATGGGGTTCAAAAAGAACCGGACCTGACTTACAACGCGTCGGCGGACGCTACAGTGATGACTGGCATCGCTTGCATTTAACAAACCCTCGTCTAGTCGTACCAGAATCAAATATGCCGGGGTACCCATGGTTAAAAACAAACATGGTCGATGGTGAGCTGATTGCTGACAAAATGCGCGCTCTTCGTATACTCAACACGCCGTATACCGATGAAGATATCGCTAATGCAGTAATGTCAGTAAAAGGGAAAACCGAGATGGATGCGCTGATCGCCTACCTGCAAGTTCTCGGCACTCACGTAAGCACAAGGAGATAA
- the ccoN gene encoding cytochrome-c oxidase, cbb3-type subunit I, with translation MGATIYNDTVVRQFSIMTVVWGIVGMLVGVIIAAQLVWPALNFDIPWLSYGRLRPLHTNAVIFAFGGSGLMATSLYVVQRTCQVRLFGTALASFVFWGWMLIIILAAITLPLGLSQGSEYAELIWPIDLLLAVVWVAYGIVFFGTIVKRKTKHIYVANWFFGAFIITVAVLHIVRSLAIPVSLTESYPIYAGATDAMVQWWYGHNAVGFFLTAGFLGMMYYFVPKQAERPIYSYRLSIVHFWALISIYMWAGPHHLHYTALPDWIQSVGAAFSIVLLAPSWGGMINGIMTLSGAWQKLRHDPILKFLIVSLSFYGMSTFEGPMMAIKSVNALSHYTEWTIGHVHSGALGWVAMITIGSLYFLIPKLFGKKDMYSMKLVETHFWVATIGIVLYVASMWIAGVMQGLMWGAINDDGTLTYSFVESLLRMQPFYLIRFLGGTMFLSGMFIMAYNVYRTTKGSQPANVVVPQSI, from the coding sequence ATGGGTGCAACTATCTACAACGACACTGTCGTTCGACAATTTTCAATTATGACCGTTGTTTGGGGCATCGTTGGCATGCTCGTCGGCGTTATTATCGCAGCTCAACTTGTTTGGCCTGCCCTGAACTTTGATATCCCTTGGCTAAGCTATGGTCGCTTAAGACCCCTGCATACTAATGCGGTAATTTTTGCATTTGGTGGCTCTGGCTTAATGGCAACATCCCTATATGTTGTACAAAGAACCTGCCAAGTACGGTTATTTGGTACTGCTTTAGCAAGTTTTGTATTTTGGGGTTGGATGCTAATAATAATACTGGCGGCAATTACCCTTCCTTTAGGCTTATCACAAGGTAGCGAATACGCTGAGTTAATTTGGCCTATCGACCTACTACTGGCTGTTGTATGGGTTGCCTATGGTATCGTTTTCTTCGGCACCATCGTAAAACGTAAAACCAAACACATCTATGTGGCTAACTGGTTCTTCGGTGCTTTCATTATCACCGTGGCCGTCCTCCACATCGTGCGCTCATTGGCTATTCCAGTAAGTCTCACTGAGTCCTATCCCATCTATGCTGGTGCCACGGATGCGATGGTTCAATGGTGGTATGGGCATAATGCGGTTGGTTTTTTCTTAACTGCTGGCTTTCTAGGGATGATGTATTATTTTGTACCTAAACAAGCAGAGCGCCCTATTTACTCTTATCGTTTGTCGATTGTGCATTTCTGGGCATTAATTTCGATTTATATGTGGGCAGGCCCTCACCACTTGCATTACACAGCCCTACCCGATTGGATTCAATCCGTAGGCGCTGCCTTCTCTATTGTTTTATTGGCACCCTCGTGGGGCGGCATGATCAATGGCATCATGACCCTATCTGGCGCATGGCAAAAACTACGCCACGACCCTATTCTTAAGTTCTTAATCGTTTCATTGTCTTTTTACGGCATGTCAACATTTGAAGGACCTATGATGGCCATAAAGTCAGTAAACGCACTATCTCATTACACTGAGTGGACCATCGGACACGTTCATTCAGGTGCGCTCGGTTGGGTTGCTATGATCACCATTGGCTCTTTGTACTTCTTGATTCCAAAGTTGTTTGGCAAAAAAGATATGTACAGTATGAAACTCGTTGAAACACACTTCTGGGTCGCCACAATTGGGATTGTTCTCTACGTTGCATCCATGTGGATAGCTGGTGTTATGCAAGGGCTTATGTGGGGTGCCATCAATGATGATGGAACGCTTACCTATAGTTTTGTAGAGTCTTTATTGCGCATGCAACCGTTCTACCTCATCCGCTTCTTAGGCGGCACAATGTTCTTATCTGGGATGTTTATCATGGCTTACAACGTCTACAGAACAACAAAAGGCTCTCAGCCTGCAAACGTTGTCGTCCCTCAAAGCATTTAA
- a CDS encoding helix-turn-helix domain-containing protein: protein MSSLAKNLFRDLTVSCSDCSLGELCIPHGLAQQDIDRLDDSVSHTKLLHTDDILYKQNTPFKSLYALKSGSVKIITKNNETGEEIMGLYLPGEIIGFDGIATDKYQCSIHALETSKVCEIDLDSLHENIPSIFKQLLKHASKSINQRNSVSKASAEKRIVALLLDLSDRYRLRGYFYTEFNLYLSRSEIGSMLNLSSETVSRGIRKLERDEFITLQNKRRIKINDIDGLRILMTQA, encoded by the coding sequence ATGAGCTCATTGGCTAAAAATTTATTTCGTGATTTAACAGTTTCTTGTTCTGACTGCAGTTTGGGCGAGCTATGTATTCCTCATGGATTAGCGCAACAAGATATCGATAGACTTGACGACTCCGTAAGCCACACAAAGCTTTTACATACTGACGATATTCTGTACAAACAAAATACACCTTTCAAATCTCTTTATGCCTTGAAATCAGGCTCCGTTAAAATCATCACTAAAAATAATGAAACGGGTGAGGAAATAATGGGCCTCTACCTACCTGGCGAAATTATTGGCTTTGACGGCATTGCAACAGATAAATACCAATGCTCCATTCATGCACTCGAAACCAGTAAGGTTTGTGAGATAGACCTTGATAGCCTGCATGAAAATATTCCAAGCATTTTCAAACAATTGCTTAAACACGCAAGCAAATCCATAAACCAGAGAAATTCGGTTAGCAAGGCTAGCGCTGAAAAGCGGATTGTCGCTCTGCTTTTAGACTTATCAGACCGCTACCGGCTTCGAGGTTACTTTTATACCGAATTCAACCTTTACTTATCTCGTAGTGAAATCGGCAGCATGCTCAACCTCTCATCCGAAACCGTCAGTAGAGGGATTCGCAAGCTTGAGCGTGATGAGTTCATCACCTTACAAAACAAGCGTCGTATCAAAATTAATGACATTGATGGCCTAAGAATCTTAATGACGCAGGCTTAA
- a CDS encoding heavy metal translocating P-type ATPase, with product MTTRTKIENDEVCFHCGLSVPIGKAWGVDFDQHWRPMCCPGCEAVAQAIINNGLASFYQKRTAYSVSAKSPMDVLGNITSSQPEVESSNDEVVETSLIIEGITCSACIWLLERHVQHLKGVVSFKVNYATRRALLKTLKGTARIDDVLLAISSIGYRALPFDASKQFSNLQKERKDFLSRVGVAVFCGMQVMMITLGIYIAGPNEIDADMLQFLKWVSALLTLPVVLFSARPFLQAAYRDVKNKMPGMDVPVALGISLGFLASIFNTYKGQGDTYYESVCMFVLFLLLARYVEFLTRWYAMSSSERLTQAVPVIAKRVCADQSVESISAKSLILEDKIQINPGEVIPADAIVLMGSSQVDESILTGENEPIYKRVGDALLGGSHNLDNTLIARVSCVGKDSTLSTISRLIDRAHAEKPDWVVVADRFASVFISMVILVTVGTAVFGYLQGHVDWFSTALSVLVVTCPCALSLATPTAYTAAMSSLFDRGIIISNGVALEKLAGIERVIFDKTGTLTQGAMTVSNETIFQGQDKQTMLDIAISLEGFSDHPIARAFKQRKALLKHQVINVQQTNGAGLKGKIQGKFYYLGSESFISESLGLKPDIADLSVTQVYLASGDGLLAVYEIHDDIRNGAQSIVTWLQGQGKKVSLLSGDKQTPVKWLAKKLGIKDVQFEASPSDKLNEIDRLQLNGDQVAMVGDGVNDAPILAKADVSISVSGASQLARASSDILLMNNDMQSLQNTFQLSKKMGVAIKQNMGWALLYNVGALPLAIAGHVEPWQAALGMSVSSLVVVLNSFRLRFALPTVNKVGASTGLHSG from the coding sequence ATGACAACTCGCACTAAAATAGAAAATGATGAGGTTTGCTTTCACTGTGGCCTTTCTGTGCCCATTGGAAAGGCTTGGGGTGTTGATTTTGATCAGCACTGGCGGCCAATGTGCTGTCCAGGTTGTGAGGCCGTTGCGCAAGCGATTATTAATAATGGTTTAGCCAGCTTTTATCAAAAGCGTACCGCTTATTCAGTGTCGGCCAAATCGCCGATGGATGTGTTAGGAAATATTACCAGTAGCCAGCCAGAAGTTGAGAGTTCCAATGATGAGGTGGTAGAAACATCGCTCATTATTGAAGGTATAACGTGTTCTGCTTGTATTTGGTTGCTTGAACGACATGTTCAGCATTTAAAAGGGGTTGTGTCTTTTAAGGTTAATTATGCGACTCGACGTGCCTTGCTGAAAACCCTCAAAGGGACTGCTCGCATTGATGATGTGTTACTCGCTATTTCATCGATAGGTTATCGAGCTTTACCTTTTGATGCGAGTAAACAGTTTTCTAACTTACAAAAAGAACGTAAAGACTTTTTAAGTAGGGTGGGTGTTGCCGTATTTTGTGGTATGCAGGTGATGATGATCACCCTGGGTATTTATATCGCTGGCCCGAATGAAATAGACGCGGATATGTTGCAGTTTTTAAAGTGGGTGAGTGCATTATTGACCTTGCCTGTTGTTTTGTTTTCAGCCAGGCCTTTTTTACAAGCAGCTTATCGTGATGTGAAAAATAAAATGCCGGGGATGGATGTGCCCGTTGCGTTGGGTATTAGCTTGGGCTTTCTCGCTAGCATTTTTAATACCTACAAAGGGCAGGGGGATACCTATTACGAATCGGTGTGTATGTTCGTTTTATTTCTCTTATTAGCACGTTATGTTGAGTTTCTGACGCGTTGGTACGCGATGAGTTCGAGCGAGCGCCTTACTCAAGCGGTACCGGTGATCGCTAAACGCGTGTGTGCCGATCAGAGCGTAGAAAGTATTTCTGCGAAATCTCTAATTTTAGAAGATAAAATACAAATTAATCCTGGCGAAGTTATTCCGGCTGACGCTATTGTTTTAATGGGTTCCTCACAGGTAGATGAGTCAATTTTGACAGGTGAAAATGAACCGATTTATAAACGTGTGGGTGATGCATTATTGGGGGGTAGTCACAATCTTGATAATACGCTGATAGCCCGCGTAAGTTGTGTGGGTAAAGACAGCACCTTATCTACAATCTCACGCTTGATTGATAGAGCGCATGCAGAAAAGCCGGATTGGGTGGTGGTCGCAGACCGGTTTGCCAGTGTATTTATTTCGATGGTCATTCTGGTAACAGTTGGTACGGCTGTGTTTGGTTATTTGCAAGGTCATGTAGACTGGTTTTCTACCGCGTTATCTGTGCTGGTAGTGACTTGTCCTTGTGCGCTGTCTTTAGCGACGCCCACCGCGTATACCGCGGCAATGAGTTCGCTATTTGATCGGGGTATTATCATTAGTAACGGTGTTGCACTAGAAAAATTAGCCGGCATTGAGCGGGTTATTTTTGATAAAACTGGAACGCTGACTCAAGGCGCGATGACGGTTTCTAATGAGACAATTTTTCAGGGGCAAGATAAGCAAACAATGCTCGATATTGCGATCAGCCTAGAGGGCTTTTCAGACCACCCTATAGCTCGGGCATTTAAGCAAAGAAAGGCGTTGCTAAAGCACCAAGTTATTAATGTGCAGCAGACAAATGGAGCCGGTTTGAAAGGGAAAATTCAAGGCAAATTTTACTATTTGGGTTCAGAAAGTTTTATTAGTGAATCTTTAGGCTTGAAGCCTGATATTGCTGATTTGAGCGTGACACAGGTTTATTTGGCGAGTGGCGACGGACTTCTAGCTGTTTATGAAATACACGATGATATAAGGAACGGTGCGCAATCAATAGTGACTTGGTTGCAAGGTCAGGGTAAAAAAGTGAGCCTATTAAGTGGGGATAAACAAACGCCGGTTAAATGGTTGGCAAAAAAACTAGGTATTAAAGACGTTCAATTTGAAGCCTCGCCCAGTGATAAACTCAATGAAATAGATCGTTTGCAACTTAACGGTGATCAAGTGGCGATGGTGGGTGATGGCGTTAATGATGCGCCTATTTTAGCGAAAGCGGACGTGTCCATTTCTGTGTCTGGGGCGAGTCAGTTAGCGCGTGCATCATCAGATATATTACTCATGAATAATGACATGCAAAGCCTTCAAAACACGTTCCAGTTGTCAAAGAAAATGGGGGTTGCTATTAAACAAAACATGGGCTGGGCGTTACTCTACAACGTTGGTGCATTGCCATTAGCAATAGCTGGTCACGTTGAACCTTGGCAAGCGGCACTGGGCATGTCGGTGAGTTCTTTAGTGGTTGTATTGAATTCTTTTAGGTTGCGATTCGCCTTGCCAACGGTGAATAAAGTTGGTGCTTCAACGGGGTTACACAGTGGATAG
- the ccoS gene encoding cbb3-type cytochrome oxidase assembly protein CcoS, which produces MDSLYFLIPVSVILVGLIAAIFLWAVRSGQFDDLDGPAHSILHEEEVLEEADEAVEEKDKDKELE; this is translated from the coding sequence GTGGATAGTCTCTACTTCTTAATTCCAGTGTCGGTCATTTTGGTCGGTTTAATCGCGGCTATTTTTTTGTGGGCCGTTAGGTCGGGTCAATTTGATGATTTAGATGGGCCGGCACATAGCATTTTGCATGAAGAAGAAGTGTTAGAGGAGGCCGATGAAGCGGTAGAAGAAAAGGATAAAGATAAAGAACTTGAATAA
- a CDS encoding sulfite exporter TauE/SafE family protein: protein MLTESAYFIAFIFGFLGSTHCVPMCGGIVGVLSQQTNGSTHQAISKTLSYNVGRILSYSFIGLLAGGFSQAALLPIERNSLVLFSQIITFIFMLAFGFYLLGWLNILSHLERLGQRLWKHISPLSRHLLPIRRKRDAFYLGIIWGWLPCGLVYSALAWSLASANFISGGLIMLSFGLGTLPMLLTMGIASEKLLQLRSSPFVRRTAGYLIIAFAVFNLMNTNSSHIH from the coding sequence ATGTTGACAGAAAGCGCTTATTTTATTGCTTTTATTTTTGGTTTTTTGGGTTCCACTCACTGCGTCCCAATGTGCGGCGGCATTGTTGGTGTATTGAGTCAACAAACAAATGGCTCTACCCATCAAGCCATCAGTAAAACCTTGTCCTATAATGTAGGTCGAATCCTTAGCTACAGTTTTATTGGGCTGTTAGCGGGTGGTTTTAGTCAGGCTGCACTCTTACCGATAGAGCGTAATTCGCTGGTATTATTTTCGCAAATAATCACCTTTATTTTTATGCTGGCCTTTGGTTTTTATTTATTGGGTTGGCTAAATATTCTCAGTCACCTAGAACGACTGGGGCAACGTTTATGGAAGCATATTTCACCTCTCAGTCGCCACCTACTACCTATTCGACGTAAGCGTGACGCTTTTTACCTTGGCATCATCTGGGGCTGGCTTCCGTGCGGTCTCGTATACTCCGCCCTCGCATGGAGCTTGGCCAGCGCAAATTTCATTAGCGGTGGCCTTATTATGCTGAGTTTTGGCCTTGGGACATTACCCATGTTATTGACTATGGGTATAGCCTCAGAAAAACTACTTCAACTACGGAGCTCACCTTTCGTTCGTCGTACAGCAGGCTATCTAATTATTGCTTTTGCCGTGTTTAACTTAATGAATACAAACAGCTCTCATATCCACTAA
- the sufT gene encoding putative Fe-S cluster assembly protein SufT, with protein MPEQESIALVRDVNAIVIPAGVHVKLKKDDVVTIMQSLGGSYTVSSERGIIARISAIDADALGKEVEVIHAYETGTDPESIREACWTFMKTVYDPEIPVNVVDLGLIYDCTVRALTDGLNHVHVKMTLTAPGCGMGPVIQGDIESGIKRMEGVETVEVEVVLDPPWNQNMMSESAKLQLGML; from the coding sequence ATGCCTGAACAAGAAAGTATCGCACTCGTCAGAGATGTCAACGCCATCGTTATTCCCGCTGGCGTACACGTCAAACTTAAAAAAGACGATGTCGTCACCATTATGCAGTCACTTGGCGGCTCTTATACCGTTTCAAGTGAAAGAGGTATTATTGCGCGCATTTCGGCTATAGATGCCGATGCGTTAGGTAAAGAAGTTGAAGTTATCCATGCTTATGAGACTGGCACCGACCCAGAGTCGATTCGTGAAGCCTGTTGGACCTTCATGAAAACGGTATACGACCCAGAAATACCTGTGAACGTAGTAGACCTCGGCTTAATTTACGACTGCACTGTACGTGCCTTAACAGATGGTCTTAATCATGTGCACGTTAAAATGACACTCACCGCGCCCGGTTGCGGTATGGGCCCTGTTATTCAAGGTGATATCGAGTCGGGTATTAAACGAATGGAAGGGGTTGAAACAGTTGAAGTAGAAGTAGTTCTTGACCCACCTTGGAATCAAAACATGATGTCTGAATCAGCTAAACTGCAATTGGGTATGCTTTAA